In one window of Mercurialis annua linkage group LG4, ddMerAnnu1.2, whole genome shotgun sequence DNA:
- the LOC126678268 gene encoding uncharacterized protein LOC126678268 — MNPKTFENFLNDGMQVEEIEFEKKRNAPIGGYRSNYQSANKSVSVNFVQRQGPVGRKFSEFPIPLMKVLDRLMKQDLMQPRPPRNPPNTNSPNYNPNAHCEFHQNPGHHTDSYITLKHAIQDLIDDGRITHPSIGQPSTQKNLLPNYHAIPPPKGVNTINSGLTYEEVMNSFVETDPANIENPVVAEAPPIAGPLTALFRQLKSQGLIDHPPLNGKLCEYHMDFGHSSEECFELKEVIRALIVEGKIDPSLQIMKIDEAHGNPSAIKPTRWGLEFNFEDQITTVPVKSAEIQSTKTVRAINVWYNSDEDDDEEDIVLKKGAEANSECVNRLAPKQPEETRADELQESQPGKTTSNQSIWDLLIRSKKHRKAMVLALATMTIEPDVTPAVMLKILGERTNTEMVDDGSVINVCTALILPRLGLTPATLKPSELVIRAYDETKRGVEGTFKALVKTGPIEAWVELVVLDIPVTFSLLLGRPWFHELGGVPSTLHQKIKFPYKGGIATIEGESGK; from the exons ATGAATCCCAAGACTTTCGAGAATTTTCTCAACGATGGGATGCAAGTAGAAGAGATAGAGTTCGAGAAGAAACGCAACGCACCGATAGGAGGTTATCGGTCGAACTACCAGTCTGCAAACAAAAGCGTCAGTGTGAATTTTGTACAAAGACAGGGTCCTGTGGGAAGAAAGTTCTCAGAATTCCCCATTCCTCTCATGAAGGTCTTAGACAGATTAATGAAACAAGACCTCATGCAACCTAGGCCACCTAGGAACCCGCCGAATACGAATTCGCCAAACTACAACCCTAATGCTCATTGTGAATTTCATCAAAATCCAGGCCACCATACTGATTCTTACATCACACTGAAGCATGCCATCCAAGACCTGATAGACGATGGAAGAATCACTCACCCATCAATAGGACAACCTAGTACGCAGAAAAATCTGCTGCCCAACTATCATGCAATTCCCCCACCAAAGGGTGTGAATACCATAAACTCTGGATTAACCTATGAAGAGGTCATGAATTCCTTTGTTGAGACCGATCCCGCCAATATTGAGAACCCCGTAGTAGCAGAGGCACCCCCGATCGCTGGTCCTCTGACGGCTCTATTTCGACAGTTGAAATCACAAGGGTTAATAGATCATCCCCCGCTGAACGGAAAGTTGTGCGAATACCACATGGATTTTGGACATTCTTCAGAGGAGTGCTTTGAATTGAAAGAAGTTATCAGAGCATTGATAGTAGAAGGAAAAATCGACCCTTCCCTCCAAATAATGAAGATCGACGAAGCCCACGGAA ACCCCTCAGCGATCAAACCAACCAGATGGGGGCTAGAATTCAATTTTGAGGACCAGATAACCACCGTTCCAGTAAAATCAGCCGAAATTCAGAGTACCAAGACAGTTAGGGCCATCAATGTTTGGTACAACTCAGATGAAGACGATGATGAGGAGGACATAGTATTGAAGAAAGGCGCAGAAGCCAACTCAGAATGCGTGAACAGGCTTGCCCCAAAGCAACCGGAGGAGACACGGGCTGACGAGTTACAAGAAAGCCAACCAGGAAAGACCACCTCAAATCAGTCCATCTGGGACTTGCTGATACGCTCCAAAAAACACAGGAAGGCTATGGTATTAGCACTGGCGACAATGACGATCGAACCGGACGTAACCCCAGCGGTAATGCTCA AAATCCTGGGGGAACGCACCAACACTGAGATGGTTGACGATGGGTCTGTTATCAACGTTTGTACTGCCCTGATCCTCCCAAGGCTTGGGCTAACACCAGCAACACTGAAGCCGTCAGAATTGGTCATCAGGGCCTACGACGAGACCAAAAGAGGGGTGGAAGGAACTTTCAAGGCCTTGGTCAAAACAGGACCCATCGAGGCATGGGTAGAATTAGTCGTGTTAGATATACCAGTTACATTCTCACTGCTATTGGGAAGACCATGGTTTCATGAATTGGGAGGAGTACCCTCTACACTGCACCAGAAGATAAAATTCCCATACAAAGGAGGGATAGCCACCATCGAAGGTGAATCAGGAAAGTGA